CAAGCGGGCCCCGACCGGGATCCTCGAATCCTCCGGGAATCACCAGACGCACCGGTATGTGAGCCTTGACAGCAGCGCGCACCAGCGATCCCGCTACCGACAGCACTCTGTCGAGAGTCATGGCGTCTGCAGGTGGGGAAGTTACCACTAACACCGCCACAGGTGTTGTTCCCTCTTCCTCGAACTCTCTTACAATCACTTCGTCCCGTCGGGCACTCGCGGGCCAGTAGATGTGACGCACGGGATCCCCTGGAAGGTACTCTCGAAGTGCGAAGAACTCATACCCTTTCCCCCGCTTCGGGGGTTCCCGCTTGCCCTCCCCGTTGAGGACATGAGTCGTGAGGCCCACCGGGAGCGCGATCTCGAATATGGGAGGAGCCACCTCCACATCGCCCTCGCATGGGACCGTTCGTCTCGTTCTCCACAATCCAAACGGCGCGTAGCATGCAGCTACAAGGGGTGGGCTAGAGTAAACGCCCCGGTTACGTGGGACTGCCCTCAAGATTCCTTCTACGTCCTCGATAGATCTGGATACTTCTACGATGGCCGGGCGTGAGTCGGTAGCGGGATCCCAAACAACGAATCGACCTCCGGAGCCCAAAGTCGACACCGTAACAGGGTACTCTATGAGCTCACCGATAGTAGCCCTGACAATGCCATGACGCCGCGCCCTCAGACGCCTAAGGGGGAGAGAGGACCACGGCGCCGAGACCACGACAATCATCGAACAAGCCGACGCAAGTAGGTACAGCCACGTACTACCGGTGTTGACTCCGATCAAAAAAAGGCTGACGGCAAACGCTAAAAGGGCGACGCCCTTGGAAGTCGGCGCCGTCCTTAGATTCGCCAATCGCCGCCGAACTCTCCTCAACTTCCCAATCACTCTCTTCGAACCGTAGGCACCGCTACGTGAGTGAGCACATCGGAGATGAACGTGCGTCCTGCCCCGATCGTTCCCGACCCCTGTGCCAACACTATCCTGTGACCCAACACGGCCGGCGCCACCGCCTTGACATCGTCTGGCGAAACATAGTCCCGCCCAGCCATTACTGCGTGTGCCTGAGCCGTATGCAAGAGCGCCAATGAACCCCTAGGAGATACCCCGATAGCTACTTGGGGGTGTTCTCTAGTGGCATGAGCGATAGCTACTACATAGTCGAGGACAGCCGCCCCCGTGTGGACCTGACGAACTGCCCTAGATGCCTGCGCAACCTCTTCTAGAGTGCACACAGCCTTTATCTGTTCTATTGGATGTCCCAACGCTTGAGAGCGCAGCACTTCCTTTTCAGAGCCTACGTCTGGGTATCCCAAAGAAACAGCCAAAGTGAACCGGTCCATCTGTCCCTCTGGTAAAGGGTACGTTCCGTGGTACTCGACAGGGTTTTGGGTGGCTAGAAGAACAAAAGGTTCAGGGAGCACGTAGCTGTGTCCCTCCACGGTTACCTGATGCTCTTCCATTGCTTCAAGAAGGGCCGACTGTGTCCTAGGGGTAGCACGGTTTATCTCGTCGACTAGCACTACATTGGAGAAAATGGGGCCTTGGTGGAAGACGAACGCCTCGTCTTCGCGCCTATAGATGACAGAGCCAGTGACGTCTGCGGGCATCAGGTCGGGGGTTCCTTGAATCCGAGCGAATCGTCCCCCGATGGAGATGGCTATAGAACGGGCAAGAATCGTCTTTCCGACACCGGGGACGTCTTCAATGAGCACATGGCCGCCGGCGAGCAACGCGGTGGTCACTAGCTCTACGACTGAGCGCTTTCCCCTAACTACCCGGGTAACGTTGTCGACTATTCGAGCTCCCACTGAACGGGCCCCGGACAAAGCCGCGTGCAGCTCTTCGCCAGAAAGGTGTCTTCCTGCAGCGGATTCGGAGTGGTAGTGCTCCCCCGTGCCAGCGAACAAATGAGCGTCGGTCATGCCCTATAGTCCTAGCTGTTCTAGTGCGTAATCTCGCGCCCGACGACCTCGAAAGGTACCACTAGCAAGTATCGTCCCTATCCAAAGCCATCTGAACCAAAGCGAGGATCGCTCAGGATTGCGAAGCTCTGGTCCTCAAATTTCACGCCCTTATCCAAGCGATCGCCTCCCCTACTCCATAGGCAGTGCCGATCGCAACGAGTAAGACCCCCACGTAGATCCTGACTCGCCGCTCCCCGGATAAAAGCGTTACTCGGGACCCTAAGTATGAGCCGACCAAAGCCCCAGCACACAGACCGGTAGCCAGATACCAGTCGATGTTGCCGAGACGCCAGTGTACTAAGGTGCCAGGGATGGCCATTAGTCCTGCAACGACTAGTGAAGTGCCGGTAGTCTTCTTGATCGGCATGCCTAGCAGCCGGTAGTAGGCGGGCAACATGACTATTCCTCCGCCAATGCCCAATGCTCCAGAGAGAAACCCCGCTACTACCCCGATCCCCGCTGCGATCGGGACTCTCGCTTTCGAGATTGCCCTCCAACGGCTAGACTCGTCTAGGTGTCTCCCTTGGAAAATTCTCCCCCCTCCGTAGACGACCAAACACGCTGTTGCCAACATGAGGGGCCGGCCACCCACTACCCTTGCGAACAAAGCGCCTAACACAGTGAAGATCACGCCGGTCGCGCCAGTGGCGAATGCGACCGGCAAGTCGCAGCAGCGAGAACGAAGATAGTTCCATGATCCCGACGCAGAGGCAACGACAATAGCGGGAACTGTGGTCCCCACAGCTATAAGTGGAGCCGCTCCCAACACCCTGATTCCCGGCGTCGATACGATAGCGCCGCCCAGGCCAGCGGCTCCCGAGAGGATTCCTGCTACTACACCGACGATCGCGCCGGCTGCAACTTTGCTCATAACGACCGACGCAAGAGACTCACCTTGAAAAGGTTCTCGGCCATCTTCCCCAAACTAAGCAAGTCCGATACCTCTCCGGGTACGTAGGGAATCGAGCCCACGAGCAGGTGGTCGCTCCCGAACTCGCGGGCCTCTTGTGCTTGGCGCACGGCAGCAAAATGAAAGTTTTTGTAGTTCTCCGACACCTCGTTCAGTACTCTGTTTATAAGAAACGCGTCGTAGTCATCACCCACCAGAGCCTGAAGGGACTCGACGAGAGCCGGATCCGTCAAGCGTTCTGCCTTCTCTGCTGCTACCTTGTCGAGAAGGTAACCAGGGAGCACTTTGTTGAAGAGAATCGCCTCGAGCGGGAATCCACGGGCAATCAATAGGTCTCGAAAGCTCCGAGCCTCGAAAAGAGCGGCTGTCTCTAGGGTCGAGACGACCGCGAAAGCCGTGTGAGCATCCCTCAACATCCGATCTACTGCGGTCGCCCGTTCTACAAAGCCGTCGTACATCGACTGGAATAAGAGAAAGAACTCCGCAATGTCTTCTAAAAACTTCGAACCCAAGATCTGATCGGCTATCCGATAAAAGGGGCGGGTTGCAAAGTTGAAAAAGCGGGAGCCGACGTCGCCTCCTACCCGATAGGGGGCGGTCAGTAGCCTCAACAGCCTACCCCCGAAAAACTCTTGCACCCTGCGGGGGGCTTCAACGAAATCGAGAGCATTTCGCGAAGGTGGGGTGTCCACGACTATAAGGTCGAACTCAGCTCTAGAGCGAAGGTCGTACAGGCGATCCATCGCAATGTAGTCGTGACTCTGAATAAAGCGCCCTGAGAAGCCTTGATAAAGAGGGTTCTTGAGGATGCGGTAAGCCTCTTCCTCCGACTCTGCATATCGCCAGATCATCTCGTCCCACGATCGTTTGGTGTCTATCTGCATCGCGTAAAGACTGCCCCTGGGCTGAAGCCCGGCCTCTTTGAGCGAAGACTCGTCTATTTCGAATGCTTGATTGCCCAGGCCCGACAGGCCCAAGGCCGTAGCGAGCCGTCGTGCAGGATCTACTGTCACGACAATGGACTTCCGCTCTAGGTAACATGCAGAAAACAGCCCTACCGCAGCAGCTACAGAGGTTTTTCCGACGCCACCACTCCCAGAGATGACAATTACCCCTTTAGAAGAAACAAGGTCCACCAGGGAGGACGAGGCTAGCTCTTCGGCAACAGGAAAGGCTGCATCTATTGAAAAGGCACGAGAATTATCCAGCTGTTCGCGCTGCGGGGCATCTGGCGTCTGTGTGCTCTCGCTAATAAAAGAATGAAGCATTTTCTTGATACGTCACCTCATCGTGTCAGGAGAGCTCCTCGGCCAGCGCATCGGCGAGAATCTTCGTCGCGCGCAGGCCGTATCCCGCAGTAAAGACATAGGGAACGTAGTAAATTGGGACACTCACCGACTCTCTCAAACGCGATAGGTTCTCCAATGCCGAACGCCTCAGCCCGATCGCCAAACGTGCAGCTTCGAAGTATGGCCTTGGTTGGTAATTGATATGTTCTCCGATCGTCTCAAGGCAATCCTGCTCGGCGAGGCGCTCAAATACCTGCTCCTCCGAGCTAGTAAATAACTCGGGGAGAGCCTTGTTGACAATGACCGCTGCTGCTCTGGTGCGGCTTTCTTGTGCAAGCCTGTCCAACAGCTCGATAGTCTCAACAACCGGCATCTCTTCGGGAGTCGTGACGATAGCAACTGCGGTTCGCTCATGATCCTCCAGGATTGCAGCCATCCCCTCGGTCTGCTCCCGGATGAGCCCGACCTGGACCATGTCCCTTATTGCCCGGTGTGCTGTTAGCTGTCCAACGATGTGTCCAGACGCCGTACCGTCCACAACTATTAGGTCCCATTTCGGGTAGCCCTGCTGGTTCGGATCCACTAGTCCTGCTTCCCACGTGATCTTCCCGATCGTGAGAATTTCTTTAACCCCGGGTGCTGCAGTAGCTACGAAATCGAATATGCGAGCCAGCGGGCCGATGCGACCTACCCAAGGGATGCGAGCAAAGATTCGGAGGTACTCCCTAAGAGCCAACTCCGTGTCTACGGACAGTCCATAAAGGCCACCGTGGAGCTCCTGGATGGCGCCGTCAGCAGGAGGAACGGAGAACAACTCGCATATGTCGTGCTTACCGTCGAGCTCGGCGAGGAGCGTCCGCTTACCAAGGCTCGCGCCTAAAAAGGCCAGAGCACACGAGATCGTTGTCTTGCCTACCCCTCCCTTTCCCGTGACGAAGAGGAGTTGGTGGTCTAGGAGATGGATCTCAGGTGCGTTAGCTGCGGGCGAAGCCAACTCTGCGTTCCCGGTCGCTTTCCACCTCTACGTACGCAAGCTTGTCTGCTGGAACGCCCACACGCCTGCCACTGTCGTCCTCGAACCAGATCATCGACGACTGCTCAGATATAGCCACCGAGATATCGCGCAGGAACGTCTCCAGCTTGTCTTTGTCTCTTACGGTGCACGTGAGTTCTTTGTGCATGTTTACAACACCTATCTTGATCTCCATCTCACCTCGCTAGTAGTCGACTCCCTTTACTCGATGGTGAACCCTCAGACCACTGCACACTCCAGCAAACCTGCAGGAGAATAGATCCCGCATGTTGCTAAGAACTCAACATTAGCGCACAGAAGATCCTGCGATGAGAGCTCTTGCGGATTCGCTCTGCTTTTGCTTTTGTTTGTAGTATCGCTCGGTAGGGTTTTGGTAGAAGGTCTAAGGGGATGCAAGGGTTCGGGCGGGAGCCCGGCGCCCCATGCTCCACATCCGCAAGCTTGACATCGATCGACGTGCTTGTGCCCTCTTGAATTACTGAAGCGCTCATGCATTGAGTTTGATATAGGTGCAATCGGCTCTGAAACACACTGGGAGGAGTAAATCGGTGCTTTTAGCCCCCCCTCGAAATCGCGGTACTGCACGGCCGTTTGCAGGCCTTTTAGCCAGCAGGAGATTGGTAGCAGCCCTATGCTTAGCGATTACTGCGCTCGCGGTGGCATGCAGTTCGTCTGGGTCTTCGCAAAAAGGTTCCCAGCGATCGGTGAGAATCGGGCTTTTCCCGAATGTGACCCATGCGCCGGGTATCCTGTGCTACGAAAGAGGAGCCTTCGAGGCTCAGCTACGTTCCGAGTCGAGGCCGGGTCGTGATCGCGGTATAGAAGTTAAGCTCTTCGATAGCGGGCCTCAAGCAATAGAGGCAATTTTTTCAGGGGCAATCGACATCGCCTACATTGGCCCCGGGCCTGCTTTAAATGGTTTCCTCCGCTCTCAAGGTCAAGCGCTCCGAATAGTTGCAGGTGCCACTTCTGGGGGAGCTTCATTTGTGGTGCAGCCCGAGATCGCATCGGTTTTTGATCTCGCCGGCAAAGTAATCGCCACCCCTCAGCTGGGCAACACTCAAGACATAGCAGCCAGAGCTTGGCTCAAGCGAAACGGATTTAAAACAGATCCCGCCCAGGGTGGTGACGTCACCATAGCTCCGCGACCCAATCCCCAAATTGTCGATGCTTTTCGCAATCGAGAGATAGCAGGAGCCTGGGTACCCGAACCCTGGGCTTCCCGTCTCGTTGTCGAGTACGGGGGTAAAGTTTTAGTTGATGAGCGGGAGCTGTGGCCGAAAGGTCTATTTTCGACGACTGTGGTAGTCGCCACTCCTGCATTCATCCAAAGCGATCTGGACGCACTAGTGGCAATCCTCGTTGCTCACTTGCAGTGTATTGATAGTCTCAATTCCAGTGACCTTGCATCGGTATCCGAAGCCAGGCGATCCGTAGAGACTTGGTTAGGTCGGACAGTGGGCAAATCGCTTCCTAAAGAAGTTACGGAGAGGGCATGGAGCGAACTTACATTCACCGCAGACCCTCTCCTTGACACAATCGTTCAAACGGGTGCTAAGGCGGTAGAAGAAGGGCTCCTTCCGCCATTTGACAATTCCAGCATCGAAGGATTTGTCGACCCAAGGCCACTCGATCGGGCTTATGAAACGATCCAAGCACTCAGCCAAAAATGAGTGACGCTGGCAGCAGTAGTACGGCTCTTGGCAAGTCCGAGCGCATCTCTCACCAAAAGCTTGACGACGAGCTTTCTGGCCTCGATGCATTGGAA
This genomic interval from Acidimicrobiia bacterium contains the following:
- a CDS encoding DUF3107 domain-containing protein translates to MEIKIGVVNMHKELTCTVRDKDKLETFLRDISVAISEQSSMIWFEDDSGRRVGVPADKLAYVEVESDRERRVGFARS
- a CDS encoding anion-transporting ATPase, giving the protein MASPAANAPEIHLLDHQLLFVTGKGGVGKTTISCALAFLGASLGKRTLLAELDGKHDICELFSVPPADGAIQELHGGLYGLSVDTELALREYLRIFARIPWVGRIGPLARIFDFVATAAPGVKEILTIGKITWEAGLVDPNQQGYPKWDLIVVDGTASGHIVGQLTAHRAIRDMVQVGLIREQTEGMAAILEDHERTAVAIVTTPEEMPVVETIELLDRLAQESRTRAAAVIVNKALPELFTSSEEQVFERLAEQDCLETIGEHINYQPRPYFEAARLAIGLRRSALENLSRLRESVSVPIYYVPYVFTAGYGLRATKILADALAEELS
- a CDS encoding sulfonate ABC transporter substrate-binding protein, which gives rise to MQSALKHTGRSKSVLLAPPRNRGTARPFAGLLASRRLVAALCLAITALAVACSSSGSSQKGSQRSVRIGLFPNVTHAPGILCYERGAFEAQLRSESRPGRDRGIEVKLFDSGPQAIEAIFSGAIDIAYIGPGPALNGFLRSQGQALRIVAGATSGGASFVVQPEIASVFDLAGKVIATPQLGNTQDIAARAWLKRNGFKTDPAQGGDVTIAPRPNPQIVDAFRNREIAGAWVPEPWASRLVVEYGGKVLVDERELWPKGLFSTTVVVATPAFIQSDLDALVAILVAHLQCIDSLNSSDLASVSEARRSVETWLGRTVGKSLPKEVTERAWSELTFTADPLLDTIVQTGAKAVEEGLLPPFDNSSIEGFVDPRPLDRAYETIQALSQK